Proteins encoded within one genomic window of Geotalea daltonii FRC-32:
- a CDS encoding TIR domain-containing protein: MKVFLSHASSEKKMAKTLRRKLEVAGHEVSTSDSMEQGDDITSAIGKLIERAEAFVIIVSPKGLGNERLMWEWRTVLENSWKEQGRPIFGVLVGNVVPPPFLMGRQLVTISSLDDIDTAAEQLLGRLQGNPIDEMVVEDLKARGREIISHLSSEIQKFEPSPEQLEKQRKRLQEKIHELSAAPASGDLARLNLKLVNVIKTLAEKGLQVDGAIPLMTKSLEIMEQLQNTSPEQRAALRTRIAREMEKAGDFQGALEQACRALQVCVEELDKKGPADTECDDNVPALGSLLERIKETVGEENVRAGRSLVSSLISRAADGKSRGGQQ, encoded by the coding sequence ATGAAAGTTTTTCTGTCACATGCTTCATCCGAAAAAAAGATGGCGAAGACTTTGCGGAGAAAGTTAGAGGTTGCCGGGCACGAGGTATCAACTTCAGATTCAATGGAGCAAGGAGATGACATTACCTCAGCCATTGGTAAGTTGATTGAGCGTGCGGAAGCCTTCGTCATTATTGTTTCCCCTAAAGGTCTCGGTAATGAACGGCTGATGTGGGAGTGGAGAACGGTACTGGAAAATTCGTGGAAGGAGCAGGGGAGACCAATCTTCGGGGTCCTCGTGGGTAATGTGGTTCCGCCACCGTTCCTAATGGGGAGGCAGCTTGTAACGATTTCCTCCCTGGATGATATCGATACTGCCGCTGAACAACTTCTGGGGCGCCTTCAAGGAAATCCGATTGACGAAATGGTCGTTGAAGATCTTAAGGCGAGAGGCAGGGAGATCATTTCTCATTTATCGAGCGAGATCCAAAAATTCGAGCCAAGCCCGGAACAACTAGAAAAGCAGCGGAAACGGCTTCAAGAAAAGATTCATGAACTTTCGGCTGCACCGGCCAGTGGGGACCTCGCACGGCTGAACCTGAAGCTGGTCAATGTGATCAAGACATTGGCCGAGAAAGGGCTGCAGGTAGATGGTGCAATTCCGTTAATGACTAAGTCGCTTGAAATAATGGAACAGCTTCAGAATACTTCCCCGGAGCAACGGGCTGCGCTACGGACGAGGATTGCGCGGGAAATGGAAAAGGCAGGTGATTTCCAAGGTGCGCTTGAGCAAGCGTGTCGAGCGCTGCAGGTTTGTGTAGAAGAACTTGATAAGAAAGGCCCTGCTGATACGGAGTGTGACGATAACGTTCCGGCCCTGGGATCCCTTCTTGAGCGGATCAAGGAGACTGTCGGGGAGGAAAATGTCCGTGCGGGCCGTTCCCTTGTCTCTTCATTAATTAGCAGAGCAGCAGACGGCAAAAGCAGGGGGGGGCAACAATGA